A region from the Pelobates fuscus isolate aPelFus1 chromosome 1, aPelFus1.pri, whole genome shotgun sequence genome encodes:
- the POLDIP2 gene encoding polymerase delta-interacting protein 2, producing the protein MVTSAIGQHAQDSGLEGQSTGTRTASWEEGRNRRGRAEHPGKKVSAQALRRARKARLVRIRRLTPDACHLPYDLRSTMAACAARRCLSVLSRYRRAAVPAGLGAQFRPAAIRAVCGCRFQQDRALSSRNRAEGKVLETVGVFEEPKQQGKYETGQLFLHSIFGYRGIVLFPWQARLYDRDVASSVSDKAETSSAHGSKEVKGKTHTYYQVLIDARDCPHISQRSQTEAVTFLANHDDSRALYAIPGLDYVSHEDILPYNSADQIPIQHELFERFLSFDQTKVPPFVARETLRAWQEKNHPWLELSDVHRETTENIRITVIPFYMGMREAQNSHVYWWRYCIRLENLGIEVVQLRERHWRIFSLSGTLETVRGRGVVGREPVLSKEQPAFQYSSHVSLQASSGHMWGTFRFERPDGSHFDVRIPPFSLESNKDEKTPPSGLHW; encoded by the exons ATGGTTACTTCCGCAATAGGACAGCACGCACAGGATTCTGGGTTAGAAGGTCAGAGCACTGGGACGCGCACTGCATCCTGGGAAGAAGGTCGGAACCGTAGAGGGCGCGCAGAGCATCCTGGGAAGAAGGTCAGCGCACAAGCTCTAAGGAGAGCGCGTAAAGCGCGTCTCGTCAGAATCAGGCGCCTGACGCCTGACGCCTGCCATCTGCCGTACGACCTCCGCAGCACCATGGCGGCGTGTGCTGCGCGGCGTTGCCTATCGGTGCTGAGCCGCTACCGGCGTGCTGCGGTACCGGCCGGTCTGGGCGCTCAGTTCCGACCCGCTGCGATACGAGCGGTGTGTGGGTGTCGCTTCCAGCAGGACCGGGCGCTGTCATCCCG AAACCGAGCCGAAGGAAAGGTCCTGGAGACAGTGGGAGTATTTGAGGAGCCAAAACAACAAGGAAAATATGAAACGGGTCAA CTATTTCTTCACAGTATCTTTGGATACAGAGGAATCGTCCTTTTTCCTTGGCAGGCAAGACTTTATGATAGAGATGTTGCTTCCTCTGTTTCAGATAA GGCTGAAACTTCATCCGCTCACGGATCCAAAGAAGTCAAAGGCAAAACCCACACATATTACCAAGTACTGATTGACGCACGGGATTGCCCTCATATA TCTCAGAGGTCACAGACTGAGGCAGTGACGTTCCTTGCAAATCATGATGACAGTCGAGCACTTTATGCAATACCTG GTTTGGACTATGTTAGCCATGAGGATATCCTTCCGTACAACTCCGCTGACCAGATACCCATACaacatgaactgtttgagaggtTCTTGAGTTTTGACCAGACCAAAG TTCCACCCTTTGTCGCAAGAGAGACCCTGCGTGCCTGGCAGGAGAAGAACCATCCATGGCTGGAGCTGTCTGATGTGCACAGGGAGACAACAGAGAACATTAGAATCACAGTCATCCCCTTCTACATGGGAATGAGG GAAGCTCAGAACTCACATGTGTACTGG TGGCGGTACTGTATTCGACTGGAGAACCTGGGGATTGAAGTGGTACAGCTCAGAGAACGACATTGGCGAATCTTTAGCCTATCCGGTACCTTGGAAACTGTGAGAGGACGTGGTGTTGTAGGCAGG GAACCAGTGCTCTCTAAGGAACAGCCAGCTTTTCAGTACAGTAGCCATGTGTCCTTGCAGGCATCCAGTGGACATATGTG GGGTACATTTCGCTTTGAACGACCTGATGGCTCACATTTTGATGTCAGAATCCCTCCGTTTTCTCTGGAAAGCAACAAAGATGAAAAGACGCCCCCATCTGGTCTTCACTGGTAG